In the genome of Mesorhizobium sp. NBSH29, the window TCAATGACAGCTACGAAGCCGAGGCACCTGCGGCCAGATACGAACGACCGGATATTGACACAATCGACGTCCCTGAATCGGCCATTGCGGTTGCGGACGATCTTGATCTTCCCGACGTCTCATTCCCGGAAGAGCTCCCGGTTGCAGCTGACCTTGACGACTTCGAAGCAGAATTGACCAATGCCTTCAACGCACCGGTCGAGCCTGAGCCGGCTGCCCCGCCGCAGTGGGAACTGGATGATCTTGCGTCTTACGAACAATCACAGTCGCAGGATTACTATGCCGGTGCAGCTGTCGCGGGCACTGCTGGAACAGCAACCGTCTCCGCATCTGCGTCGCAACATAATTTTGACGACGACGCCTTTGCCGGCTTCACACCCGCCCCAAAAGCCTACCCGCCGCTGAGCGAAGACGAACTGTCTTTTGGCTCGAGCGAAGATATGGCTGCGTACCATCCTCCCGAGCCCCCGCGAGACACTGGCAACAGGCGTGGGCTGCTAATTGCTGCCATCGTCGGCGGAGTGGCGCTACTTGGTGGCGTTGGCGCATTCGCGCTTTCGGGTGGCAAAGAAGCCGGCGCGCCGGTCGTCGTGCGTGCTGACACCGATCCGATCAAGGTACGTCCGGAAAATCCGGGCGGAACTACCGTCCCCAATCAGGACAACAAAGTTTTTCAGAGCATGAATGGTACCGAGAATACAGCGGCGCCTACGCAGGAGACACTGATCTCCGGAACTGAAGAGCCGGTCGATATGGTTGCGACAGGCGAGGACGACAACGAAGCCTTCATGGCAGACGGCGAGGAGGCCGCGGACGGTACGGACGTCGCAGTTTCTCAGAAAGGCGAAGACCGCGTCGCGCCGGAGCTTGAAGTCCAGACGGTTAACAACAGCACCCTGGCTGTGGCGCCGCGGCGGGTACGCACCATGGTCGTACGTGCCGACGGAACGCTGGTGCCGAGCGAAGAGCCCTCGGCCCCTTCGCAGGCCACCGAACAGGCACCAACAACCTTGCAGCCGGCGACAGCCGAGGAAACCGCATCGTTGCAGCCGATCGAGACTGCTGCTGCACCTGCACCCAAGCCGGCGCCAACAGCAAAGCCAACGAGGGCCGCTGCAACTGTGCCGGATACCGGCCCTGTTGCGCCGCAACGGCCTGCGGATCAGCCGATCGACATCATTGGCGGCAATCAGCAGCCTGAACAGGTCGCGCTTGCAGGTGGGGCAGCCGCCACGGCCGCAGCCGGTGGCTGGTCGGTCCAGATCGCCTCGCAGCCAAGCCAGGAGGCCGCACAGTCGAGCTATAACAACCTGTCGCGTCGCTACAGCAACGTTATCGGTGACAAAGGGGTCAATATCGTCAAGGCGGATGTCTCGGGCCGTGGCACCTTCTGGCGGGTCCGTGTGCCAGCTGGCTCGCGTGATGAGGCTATCTCGTTGTGTGAACGTTACAAATCGGCAGGCGGCAACTGCTTCGTGTCAAAGTAGCAACTGCAGATCGTACTCATGAAAGGGCGCAGCCTTGGCTGCGCCCTTTTTCGTTGTCGCAAACAGATGCGTGCCAAGACGTTTGCTTCGCGCTAGAATCGGCGCCATGACCGAATCAAAATCCATGATCCTGGGCTGCTCCGGGCAGTCTCTGACCGCAGATGAAATCGCTTTCTACCGTGATGAGCGCCCCTGGGGCTTCATCTTGTTTGCACGCAATATTGGCGAGGCGGCACAGATATCCGACCTGACAGATGCGATGCGTGACAGCGTCGGGCGCCCCGATGCGCCGGTCTTCGTGGATCAGGAGGGGGGCCGCGTTCAAAGGTTGCGACCGCCTCTAGTTCCCAACTATCCATCCGGTTCGGCCTTCGGTACGCTTTATGCGGAGGACCAAGAAGCCGCGTTGCGGGCAGCTTGGCTTCTGTCGCGGCTGCATGCCTGCGACCTCAGACGTCTCGGCATCACAGCCAATTGTCTGCCAGTGCTTGATGTGCCGGTCGAGGGCGCCAGTGATGTCATCGGCACGCGCGCCTATGGCAAGCATCCCGATATCGTCACCGCCCTTGGCCGTGCCGCGGCCGAAGGCCTGATGGCTGGCGGGATGCTACCCGTCATGAAGCACGTTCCCGGCCATGGACGGGCGTTTTCGGACTCGCATCTCGAATTGCCAATACTCGATACCCCGCTTGCTGATCTCGAGCGTCATGATTTCGTGCCATTCCAGGCGCTAAAGGATTTACCGGCGGCTATGACTGCTCATGTCGTCTACAACTCGGTTGATCCTGACAATCCAGCCACCACGTCGAAGAAGGTGATCGAGGAGATTGTGCGCGGTCATATTGGCTTCGACGGACTTCTGATCAGCGATGATACCTCAATGAAGGCACTTTCTGGGGATTTCCCCTCGAAAGCTGCTGCGATCCTTGCGGCAGGCTGCGATCTGGTCCTTCACTGCAACGGCGTGATGTCGGAAATGGCGGGCATCGCCTCGCGCACCACGCCGCTGACCGGAAAAGCGCTGTCGCGTGCCAATACGGCACTTGCCGTCATCGGTGACGGCGACGGTGGCGCTGAAACAGAACTTCGGGCGGAATTCGCCCAACACTTCGAAGCGGTGGCATAGTCCCTGCTTCAGGGAGCTGCACGTGGCCCAAAAGGTCGAAAGTAAAAGCGGCGCAAAGCCGGCACCGATGGATCGGCTTTGGGCCGAGAACGATGATGCGCGTGGTGTGTCTGAACCTGCGCTGGTGGTCGATGTTGCTGGCTTCGAAGGCCCGCTCGACCTGTTGCTCCATCTGGCCCGGACGCAGAAGGTCGACCTGGCGCGCATCTCGATTCTCGGGCTGGTTGAACAGTACCTGCTCTTTGTCGACAAGGCCCGCGCACTGCGGTTGGAACTCGCCGCCGACTATCTGGTCATGGCCGCCTGGCTGGCGTTCCTTAAATCAAAACTCCTGATCCCCAAGCAGCCGGGCGATGAGGGCGAAAGCGGCGAGGAGCTTGCCGCTGTCCTGCAGTTCAGGCTGAAACGCCTCGAAGCCATGCGCGATGCGGCGGCCCGGCTGGTCAACCGCAACCGACTTGGCCGGGATGTGTTTGCCCGAGGTATGCCTGAGCTGGTGATCGTCGAGAAGCGTAACGAATATTCGGCCAGCCTCTACGATCTGTTGACCTCCTATGCCTCGCAGCGCCAGCGTCAGGCGATCACCAACGTCACTATCGCTAAACGTGGCACCTGGTCGCTGAAGCAGGCGCGCGATATGCTGACCCGCATGGTGGGCGAACTAAAGGACTGGACCGCGCTAGACCGTTTCCTGTTTGAGTATCTGGCAAGTCCAGCAGAGCGCGCCACCGCTCTTGCCAGCACTTTTGCCGCTACGCTCGAGATGGTCCGAGAAGGCCAGATCGAGATGCGCCAGGACGAGGCGTTTTCTCCCATCTACATGCGCCAGCGCCAGCAGCCGAAAAGTATGATCGAGAGAGCATCATGAGTGAAAGCCGCAACGCGTCGATCATCCCCTTCGAGCCACCCAACAGCGATGAAAATCCGGCCGCCCGGATTGCGCTTGCCGAAGCGGTGCGCATGGCCGAAGCACTTATTTTTGCCAGCGCCGAACCGATTTCGGAAAAGCAACTCGCCGTGCGCCTGCCCGAGGGCACCGACATGGGCGCCGTCATGGCCGACCTGCAACGCATCTACGCCAAGCGTGGCGTCAGCCTCGTTCATGTCGGCGAAGGCTGGGCCTTCCGCACCGCCGGCGATCTCGCCTTCTTGATGAGCCGCGACACCATCCAGCAGAAAAAGCTCTCGCGTGCAGCGCTCGAGGTTTTGGCCATCATAGCTTATCACCAACCCGCGACCCGTGCAGAGATTGAAGATGTCCGCGGCGTTGAAACCTCAAAGGGCACGCTCGACACACTTCTAGAAACCGAATGGGTGCGCATGCGCGGTCGCCGTCGCACTCCGGGTCGCCCCGTCACCTATGGCACCACGGAAAAATTCCTCGACCATTTCCAGCTCGAGGAAATCCGCGACCTTCCAGGCATGGAAGAGTTAAAGGGGGCAGGGCTTCTGTCAACGCGGATGCCTTCCAACTTCTCGATGCCGACGCCGATGTCTGACCCCGACGAGATGGCCGAGGACGAAGATCCGCTGACCGATATCGATCTGGAAGAGCTCGGCCTGTTGACACCCCGTGTCGAGGATGATTGACG includes:
- a CDS encoding SPOR domain-containing protein translates to MADRNPMKKPIDSRPGEDDPFAELTRIMGFDPRVPVGQGTPPAVEKLAALAAEENDFSIDLEKELMGEFGDMDDDLADAAPLAHQAQASQPLSEDLPSEEFELDIAGEMEAGFHLDSAADLEMSQQFEPAFAPEAAADEDIDFPEFEAFASDSIPDADDNSDNALVGEMESVFANEIEADSPLSLDDDGLFDDLDLELTNEVAASPQVQAYDEAASAEPKMFDSSDFELEKDEVSETGPVASWQAEDVVDDEAAPLIPLGSAYETASAEKVGFGDTYPVDSSQPVLPAAELGFDPQDDLEAELNALLGRGPTASGPAHDFGAEPAWDPTPFETSSTKMEEPEFEPHQDLSDWQPQEPASFDALVEEEIETDPLTDFVVEQELLADLEQDIELDMDELSLDDGVTVQAGWQEPVVQETSPAWDSPAYDTGQASLAGEAVRNVRFASLAPEPIADDPFEMLSAMVNDSYEAEAPAARYERPDIDTIDVPESAIAVADDLDLPDVSFPEELPVAADLDDFEAELTNAFNAPVEPEPAAPPQWELDDLASYEQSQSQDYYAGAAVAGTAGTATVSASASQHNFDDDAFAGFTPAPKAYPPLSEDELSFGSSEDMAAYHPPEPPRDTGNRRGLLIAAIVGGVALLGGVGAFALSGGKEAGAPVVVRADTDPIKVRPENPGGTTVPNQDNKVFQSMNGTENTAAPTQETLISGTEEPVDMVATGEDDNEAFMADGEEAADGTDVAVSQKGEDRVAPELEVQTVNNSTLAVAPRRVRTMVVRADGTLVPSEEPSAPSQATEQAPTTLQPATAEETASLQPIETAAAPAPKPAPTAKPTRAAATVPDTGPVAPQRPADQPIDIIGGNQQPEQVALAGGAAATAAAGGWSVQIASQPSQEAAQSSYNNLSRRYSNVIGDKGVNIVKADVSGRGTFWRVRVPAGSRDEAISLCERYKSAGGNCFVSK
- the nagZ gene encoding beta-N-acetylhexosaminidase, which gives rise to MTESKSMILGCSGQSLTADEIAFYRDERPWGFILFARNIGEAAQISDLTDAMRDSVGRPDAPVFVDQEGGRVQRLRPPLVPNYPSGSAFGTLYAEDQEAALRAAWLLSRLHACDLRRLGITANCLPVLDVPVEGASDVIGTRAYGKHPDIVTALGRAAAEGLMAGGMLPVMKHVPGHGRAFSDSHLELPILDTPLADLERHDFVPFQALKDLPAAMTAHVVYNSVDPDNPATTSKKVIEEIVRGHIGFDGLLISDDTSMKALSGDFPSKAAAILAAGCDLVLHCNGVMSEMAGIASRTTPLTGKALSRANTALAVIGDGDGGAETELRAEFAQHFEAVA
- a CDS encoding segregation and condensation protein A; amino-acid sequence: MDRLWAENDDARGVSEPALVVDVAGFEGPLDLLLHLARTQKVDLARISILGLVEQYLLFVDKARALRLELAADYLVMAAWLAFLKSKLLIPKQPGDEGESGEELAAVLQFRLKRLEAMRDAAARLVNRNRLGRDVFARGMPELVIVEKRNEYSASLYDLLTSYASQRQRQAITNVTIAKRGTWSLKQARDMLTRMVGELKDWTALDRFLFEYLASPAERATALASTFAATLEMVREGQIEMRQDEAFSPIYMRQRQQPKSMIERAS
- the scpB gene encoding SMC-Scp complex subunit ScpB; this translates as MSESRNASIIPFEPPNSDENPAARIALAEAVRMAEALIFASAEPISEKQLAVRLPEGTDMGAVMADLQRIYAKRGVSLVHVGEGWAFRTAGDLAFLMSRDTIQQKKLSRAALEVLAIIAYHQPATRAEIEDVRGVETSKGTLDTLLETEWVRMRGRRRTPGRPVTYGTTEKFLDHFQLEEIRDLPGMEELKGAGLLSTRMPSNFSMPTPMSDPDEMAEDEDPLTDIDLEELGLLTPRVEDD